GGGGCCCCGGGGACTTGGCCTATACTCGTCCGGGTCCGACTAGGTCCGACCCAGGCGAGTCTGGGTCAACGGTACCATCCGACGTCCCCCGGCGACGCGCCTCACCAAGAGAGCGTCGCCGGGGACCAGTCGTCCGGCCCCGTCAGCCCGCTCACGTCAGCCCGTCACCCGCAGGCCGGCCCGTCGGTCGAGACCGGAGGTTCGCTCCGCCGCCGTGTTCGGTCGGAGATGTCCTTCACGGGCACCACTCCGCGGGACTTGGCTAACGCACCTTTCCCGCTACGCACTAAGTCCGTGCGTAGCAGTGAGGTGGTTGATTTTTCAAGAATAAGAGCCCACCTCGTCACCCCAGAGGGCAACGAGACGGGCTACTCGAACCCCGAGACTCGCCCGGCAGCCGGCTCGGCCGCTGGCGAGGACCTCCGCGAGTGTTCTTTTGACTGAACCCGGTCCCTCGGCCCGCGGGGCCGGTCCGCCGTGCGGACCGATCCCGCGGGACACTCAGTCCCGGGTCACGTGTCACCGGCTGGTCCACTTGACCAGCCGGGAATGTGACTTGGCGCGGTGTTAGCAAGCTTATAGATAAGCCAGTATCCATCTACCGGCGACGTGGACGCCCCGGCCTTCGACGAGCACCGCGGTCCGTCAACTCCGCGGTGCCCAGCGAAACGTACAaccccttggctgtggtttcgctagatagaaaatgtgacaatcaaaatgaatattgaagcatttaacatttgttcactctaatcagaataagttttttggtctgtgtagatgggtctttcgcagcggttaaactactattttgggtatgtgaattggaacgtttgattgattatacgatgacatttacacaatgtattatgtaaagatgatttttgtgtcctagaaaacattccgttttgataaaattattatattattagtgattataatgttatagaaatattttaatatggaaatatggttctggggtagggagtaggtaattaaggatatattttagacaatactcataaaaaatcacaactatttgtaatgacttttttaaattgaataattagggacatgcaaaagtactgtcccgttaacttttaggtaggaatgaggtgtctatatgctaaagtaatttctagaaaatgtgacaatcaaaattaatattgaagcatttaacatttgttcactctaatcagaataagtcgctttttagatgggtttttcgcggcagtttaactactgttttgggtatttgaattggaacgtttgattggttatacgatgacatttacacaatgtattatgtaagtatgatttttttatgtcctagaaaacattccgttttgaaaaaatgaaaatattcatagggattataatgttatagtaatattttaatatggaaatatgtttctggggtaaggagtaggtaattaaggatacattttagacaatactcataaaaaatcacaactatttgtaactacttttttaagttgaataatttgggacatgcacaagtactttcccgttattttttaagtaggaatttcgttttctatattataataagttaatttctaaaaaatgtaacaatcaaaatctatattgatgcatttaacatttgttcactctaatcagaataagttgttggtctgtgtagatgggtttttcgcagcggttaaactactattttgggtatttgaattggaacgtttgattggttatacgatgacatttacacaatgtattatgtaagtatgacttttttatatcctagaaaacattccgttttgaaaaaatgaaaataatattagggattataatgtcgtagtaatattttaatatgaaaatattatttccgcggTAGGGAGTAGGTTATTAAGGattcattttagacaatactcataaaaaatcacaactattcgtaatgacttttttaaattgaataattagggacatgcacaagtactttcccgtttttttttaagtaggaattttgttgtctataaaataagttaatttctaaaaaatgtaacaatcaaaatctatattatagcatttaacatttgttcactctaatcagaataagtcggtgatctggTAAGATGGATTTTCGCGGCAGTTGAACTACAGTTTTGGGTACTTGAATTGGAacatttgattgaatatacgatgtcatttagaccagtgtttctcaacctttttaCTGTGGCGaccccttttttaaatttaaattttttagcgacctctacatatatatttttacatactcgcttagattatcattataaataatctagagTCTATAGTTACTACAAATATTGTACACGAGAAATAtaaaagatacatattataatattatatttatttaaaattaaaaaaaacgtacattaaatatttcattttattatataaatatatttttatattaagatttttaatggCTTGGTTGTTGCTGTTGATGTGATATTATTTCGTCAATTCTTGGTTTAATTGACTTCGTCAAGCTAATTCTCATAGCCGATGAAATTTCCAGACGGtttctagttttattttttattgttgttaatgtGGAAAAACCATTTTCACACAAATATGTAGTAGAAAATggaataagtaattttaatgcTTCTTCAGCCAAACTAGGATATTCATTTTGAACCTTTATCCAAAATTGACCTATATTTTTGTTGCTTCTGAAAATCTCGTGTAAGCCCACATCTGCACTCAATTCAATCAACTTTTCTTCATTTGTTAATGATAGTATATTTTGATCAGATTGTACGAATGGATTTATTacccaattacaatttttacgaATGTCTTTTGTGGGGTCGAAATATTTGGACATTTTTTCTCTTAATCTACCTAAGTGTTCTTCTATGATAATACacatttcatttatttcattttttgttaatatcttTTCCTGagtcatgttaaaaaaatttggaaacatATCAAATGTGTAGTTTTTTATTCGATTTGTCCatagtcttattttttttaggaatgcgTCAATTTTATTGTACGATATAAAAAGATTAGTATGTGGACCTTgcatacttatatttaattcattaagaattgaaaatatatcgGAAAGATATGCAAGTTTGGCTAACCACACATTATTTTCGAAATAATCACTAAGTGGTGATTTGTTGTCTCTCAAAAATACTTCTACTTCCGTTTTCAGTTCAAATAACCTAGTCAAAACTTTTCCTCGCGACAACCATCGAACATGAGTGTGTAATAGCAAATTTTTAAAACCTGAACCCATTTCTTCACACATCACTTTAAAAATGCGAGTGTTTACGGCACTAGCTCgaataaaatttactatttttatgcatatatttaGAACGTCAAATAGGTTTTCGTTCATATCTTTAGCGGCTAATTGCTCACGATGGATGAAACAGTGTGttgatataatgtttttatgagCAATTTGTTGAACGCGTGTGACAAGACCATTACATTTTCCGGTCATAGCTGCAGCTCCATCAGTACAAATACCGATACagttagaaaattgtaaattaattttttggaaatgagatgaaatggttttgaaaatttcttcAGAAGTAcagtatgtttttaaatttaagcaaCAGAAAAACTCTTCTTGTATATCGTTCAGATCAGTATCTACATACCTCACATACATCAATAATATAGCttcattatttatatcagtAGATTCGTCGAGCTGTATTgcgtaaaaaattgattttttgattttttcactaAGCTGATTTTCAATATCATTAGACATAGTATTTATTCTTCTACTTATCGTATCATTAgacataggtatttttttaatctttgtcACGTGCTCATTACTAAATAATTCTGTACAAATATCAATCATACACGGTTTTAACAATTTTTCCCCAATTGAGTATGGTTTTTTTGATTTAGCTATGTGTAAGGCTGccaaataagaacattttaggTAGATTTTGTCTTCGACCGTAtaagtatttatcattttttatttttttttaattcttcgaattttcttaaaaaaaagtcCCTTGTATTACTTTTATACTGAGCATGACTAGTTTCCATGTGCCTAATGAGCTTATTTGGTTTTAGTGATGCATTTGCTAATGTCATACCACAAATAACACATTGAGGAACATCCTTTCCATTCTCGTTTAAGTATGTAAAGCCATATTCAATGTAactatctttatattttaatatttttacctttttgaGTGATGGTTCATCAACATTTTGAGTAGtatccaaattatgtttttttgtaatatttgagttttgaTTATCAGAAGTCGATGTATTGTGCGGTTGTTTGAAAAAGTTCGTCATTTGCGACTGTTTACtcatattagaaatattttataataatacataaagtcaaataaagataaagtgtataaaaatgtgaaaaacaatataaaaatgcaacTTGTTAATCTATATTTTACAACGGCTCACGACACAGCGATGTTAACGATGAACtgtgacataaatatataataatataatatgtgcagtgTGCACTGCGGCCGCGGCGGTGGCCTTATCTTAGGTTGATACTTGATAATCTATATTCGACGTTTATTATAGATTCTTTAATAGACGTCATAGAGTAATATcgctttaaaaatgataatagtgtgttttccattttaatataaataatctatactcgtaataggtatgtaatataataatattttattgattttattattttattatttgagctTTTAATTTTCGCATTGATTTAAATCATTCGATTGCGACCCTAAATAATAAGTTGGCGACTCCCAAAGGGGTCGCGACCCCCAGGTTGAGAAACACtgatttagactatgtattatgtaagtatgacttttttatgtcctagaaaacattccgttttgaaaaaatgaaaatattattagtgattttaatgtaatagtaatattttaatatgaaaatattatttccggggtagagagtaggtaattaaggataaattttagacaatactcataaaaaatcacaactatttgtaaggacttttttaaattgaataattagggacatgcaaaagaactgtttcgttaacttttaggtaggaatgaggtgtctatatgctaaagtaatttctagaaaatgtgacaatcaaaatgaatattgaagcatttaacatttgtccactctaatcagaataagttgttggtccatgtagatgggtctttcgcagcggttaaactactattttgggtatttgaattggaacgttcgattgattatacgatgacatttacacaatgtattatgtaaggatgattttttgtgtcctagaaaacattccgttttgataaaattattatagtattagtgattataatgttatagtaatattttcaaatggaaatatgtttctggggtaaggagtaggtaattaaggatacattttagacaatactcataaaaaatcacaactatttgtaaattcttttttaagttgaataatttgggacatgcaaaagtagtttcccgttattttttaagtaggaatttcgttgtctatataataagttaatttctaaaaaatgtaaccttcaaaatctatattgaagcatttaacatttgtccactataatcagaataagttgttggtccgtgtagatgggtctttcgcagcggttaaactactattttgggtatttgaattggaacgattgattgattatacgatgacatttacacaatgtattatgcaaggatgattttttgtgtcctagaaaacattccgttttgataaaattactatagtattagtgattataatgttatagtaatattttaatatggaaatatgtttctggggtaaggagtaggtaattaaggatacattttagacaatactcataaaaaatcagaactttttgtaaatacttttttaagttgaataatttgggacatgcaaaagttgtttcccgttattttttaagtaggaatttcgttgtctatataatgagttaatttctaaaaaatgtaacaatcaaaatctatattaaaacatttaacatttgttcactctaatcagaataagtcggtgatctgtttagatgggtttttcgcggcagtttaactactattttgggtatttgaattggaacgtttgattgaatatacgatgtcatttagactatgtattatgtaaatatgatttttttatgtcctagaaaacattccgttttgaaaaaatgaaaataatattagggattataatgttgtagtaatattttaatatgaaaatattattcccggggtagggagtaggtaattaaggatacattttagacaatactcataaaaaatcacaactatttgtaaattcttttttaagttgaataatttgggacatgcaaaagttgtttcccgttattttttaagtaggaatttcgttgtctat
This genomic window from Metopolophium dirhodum isolate CAU chromosome 1, ASM1992520v1, whole genome shotgun sequence contains:
- the LOC132936313 gene encoding SCAN domain-containing protein 3-like, producing MSKQSQMTNFFKQPHNTSTSDNQNSNITKKHNLDTTQNVDEPSLKKVKILKYKDSYIEYGFTYLNENGKDVPQCVICGMTLANASLKPNKLIRHMETSHAQYKKLFSNEHVTKIKKIPMSNDTISRRINTMSNDIENQLSEKIKKSIFYAIQLDESTDINNEAILLMYVSAVNTRIFKVMCEEMGSGFKNLLLHTHVRWLSRGKVLTRLFELKTEVEVFLRDNKSPLSDYFENNVWLAKLAYLSDIFSILNELNISMQGPHTNLFISYNKIDAFLKKIRLWTNRIKNYTFDMFPNFFNMTQEKILTKNEINEMCIIIEEHLGRLREKMSKYFDPTKDIRKNCNWVINPFVQSDQNILSLTNEEKLIELSADVGLHEIFRSNKNIGQFWIKVQNEYPSLAEEALKLLIPFSTTYLCENGFSTLTTIKNKTRNRLEISSAMRISLTKSIKPRIDEIISHQQQQPSH